A part of Aquibium oceanicum genomic DNA contains:
- a CDS encoding DUF952 domain-containing protein, whose translation MTEPIYKICPSAMWREAERNGVFSGAPIDLADGYIHFSTAKQAVETAAKHFAGQDDLVLVAVDPDGLGEQLKYEVSRGGALFPHLYATLSTSDVLWVKPLPLGSDGRHVFPELAA comes from the coding sequence ATGACCGAACCAATCTACAAGATCTGCCCATCCGCCATGTGGCGCGAAGCCGAACGCAATGGCGTGTTCTCCGGAGCGCCGATCGACCTGGCCGACGGCTACATCCATTTCTCGACGGCAAAGCAGGCCGTGGAGACTGCGGCCAAGCATTTTGCCGGACAGGACGACCTTGTCCTCGTTGCCGTCGATCCGGACGGGTTGGGCGAACAACTCAAGTACGAGGTTTCGCGCGGAGGCGCGCTGTTTCCTCATCTCTACGCCACGCTTTCCACAAGCGACGTTCTGTGGGTGAAGCCGCTGCCGCTCGGATCCGACGGGCGCCACGTCTTCCCGGAACTCGCCGCGTGA
- a CDS encoding DUF5320 domain-containing protein — protein MRTIVIASMLALGTAGAQAQDDGRYTLRQTDEGYVRMDNRTGEMSICTERAGQLVCKLAADEREALQQEMDDLQDRLDALEKRLAAIETGRQDAVGGLPSEDEFEKSLGYMERFFRSFMGIVKEFEREERPAPERT, from the coding sequence ATGCGCACGATTGTGATTGCATCGATGCTGGCGCTGGGAACGGCCGGCGCGCAGGCCCAAGACGACGGCCGATACACGCTGAGACAGACCGACGAGGGCTATGTCCGGATGGACAACCGCACCGGCGAGATGTCGATTTGCACCGAGAGAGCCGGCCAGTTGGTCTGCAAGCTCGCCGCCGATGAACGCGAGGCGCTCCAGCAGGAAATGGACGATCTTCAGGATCGGCTCGATGCACTGGAAAAACGGCTGGCTGCGATCGAAACTGGGCGACAGGACGCCGTCGGCGGGCTGCCCTCCGAGGACGAGTTCGAGAAGTCACTGGGCTACATGGAGCGCTTCTTCCGCAGCTTCATGGGGATCGTCAAGGAGTTCGAACGTGAGGAAAGGCCCGCGCCGGAGCGCACCTGA
- a CDS encoding thioesterase family protein: MQGQRSGEGASGVAPFAETHRSFVNTWECDDNAHLNVQFYFKRFDEAARLFAGMRGGRIDGPLPRTRHVRYHSELHAGAITRTRSGVIADGPFEGHTVHLIDNLVAGKLAASAIDAPGEISSHDFLVPAEAVQNAIPRGVDAVPATPMTGEEMLARGGLISQRTIVAPAECDAAGDFMEQLYVGRFTDAAPHVWEQAGVGIALIQERKLGRVALEMKITHHTPARAGEGLVLYSLPSRSGGKTLHLRHELVRLGDEEPLVTGEVVAVLLDLATRRTVAMPSE; this comes from the coding sequence ATGCAGGGGCAGCGATCCGGCGAGGGCGCATCTGGAGTGGCACCGTTTGCCGAGACGCACCGCTCGTTCGTCAACACATGGGAATGCGACGACAATGCGCATCTCAACGTCCAGTTCTACTTCAAGCGGTTCGACGAGGCGGCGCGGCTCTTCGCCGGCATGCGCGGCGGGCGGATCGACGGACCACTGCCACGGACGCGCCATGTGCGATACCATTCCGAACTGCATGCGGGCGCAATCACGCGCACGCGCTCGGGCGTCATCGCGGATGGGCCTTTCGAGGGTCATACCGTCCATCTCATCGACAATCTTGTGGCCGGGAAGCTGGCGGCCTCGGCGATCGATGCGCCAGGCGAGATCTCTTCGCACGACTTCCTGGTGCCGGCCGAGGCGGTCCAGAATGCAATTCCGCGCGGCGTGGACGCTGTCCCGGCGACGCCGATGACGGGTGAGGAGATGCTGGCGCGGGGCGGGCTGATCTCGCAGCGTACGATCGTGGCGCCGGCGGAGTGCGACGCGGCGGGCGACTTCATGGAACAGCTCTATGTCGGCCGGTTCACGGACGCGGCTCCGCATGTCTGGGAGCAAGCGGGCGTTGGGATCGCGCTCATTCAGGAACGCAAGCTCGGCCGGGTCGCGCTCGAGATGAAGATTACCCACCACACCCCGGCGCGGGCCGGCGAAGGGCTCGTGCTCTACTCGCTGCCGTCACGCTCGGGAGGCAAGACGCTCCATCTGCGTCACGAACTCGTACGCCTCGGCGACGAAGAGCCGCTCGTGACGGGGGAAGTGGTTGCCGTCCTCCTCGACCTTGCGACACGGCGGACCGTGGCGATGCCGTCCGAATGA
- a CDS encoding response regulator transcription factor: MAPELKFVVADDHPLFRGALRQTLASAVDNATILEAGTFAETKKIVSDTDDIDLVLLDLTMPGASGLSGLVALRAINSTAPVMVVSARDDVETIRRAIDLGASGFISKSASMDEIRKAVETVLAGGLWIPSDVDLGTEMDPEISDLIQRLQTLTPQQARVLSMIAEGLLNKQIAFELSVSEATIKAHVSAVLQKLNVDSRTQAVIQLQRIGSDALQVSGS, translated from the coding sequence TTGGCACCGGAGTTGAAATTCGTCGTCGCGGACGATCACCCGCTGTTTCGCGGCGCTCTCAGGCAGACGCTTGCGAGCGCGGTGGACAATGCGACCATCCTCGAGGCCGGCACCTTCGCCGAGACCAAGAAAATCGTATCGGACACCGACGACATCGATCTCGTGCTGCTCGACCTGACGATGCCCGGCGCCAGCGGCCTCTCTGGCCTCGTCGCCCTGCGTGCCATCAATTCCACCGCACCGGTCATGGTCGTTTCGGCGCGGGACGATGTGGAGACCATCCGCCGCGCGATCGATCTCGGTGCCTCGGGTTTCATCTCGAAGTCCGCCAGCATGGACGAGATCCGGAAGGCGGTGGAGACGGTGCTGGCCGGCGGCCTCTGGATTCCATCGGATGTCGATCTCGGAACGGAAATGGACCCGGAGATTTCGGACCTGATCCAGCGTCTGCAGACCCTGACCCCGCAGCAGGCTCGCGTGCTTAGCATGATCGCCGAGGGTCTTCTGAACAAGCAGATCGCCTTCGAGCTCAGCGTCTCCGAAGCGACGATCAAGGCGCACGTCTCGGCCGTGCTGCAGAAGCTCAACGTCGACAGCCGCACGCAGGCGGTCATCCAGCTGCAGCGCATCGGTTCGGACGCGCTGCAGGTCTCGGGTTCCTGA
- a CDS encoding PAS domain-containing hybrid sensor histidine kinase/response regulator: MHGWVVVIIAVAYVTLLFAIASIGDRRAARLPPGRPRPWIYALSLAIYCTSWTFFGSVGLASERGLEFIAIYIGPVLVFLFGYQLLNRIIRLSKAEKITSIADFLAARYGKSFAVASIATIIATIGAIPYIALQLKSISGSVSLMVEHYNGAPPSIDLVIGDISLLVAVLLALFAVLFGTRHADATEHQDGLILAVAVESVVKLAAFLAVGVTVVFFLFDGPANLISAVETNLEVAAASAYPTSFATWFVVTCLSGFAIIMLPRQFYVMIVENRAASELRTATWVFPAYLVLINLFVIPIAFAGLVSVGGQTSADLYVLSLPLLTGHDLLAVAAFIGGLSAATAMVIVASVALSIMISNDLVIPLLFRRLLSAGRSEHENWAKVIMNVRRAAIFMILFAAFLYYRESTHNARLAAIGLMSFAAIAQFAPSFFGGLVWRRANARGAIIGMTAGILTWGYTLLLPSLAPADMAFIVHGPLGLEALRPQALFGVVAEPLNHGVFWSLLLNTAGFVLGSLSRAASPLERIQASIFVPREVSPMPSLRRFRTAVTVDDLKDTISRYLGAERTERSFETFGRNSGQRIDGSVPADMNVIRFSEQLLASAVGSSSARLILSLLMQRRDSTVKDAFKLLDDASEALQHNRDLLQTALDQMEQGVTVFDQDFRLICWNRQFRLLFELPDELGQVGVSLGQVLEHLARRGDIAHGAEGMALERLNTFGHPWQIELAASGRIIEVRSNPMPDGGIVATYADITARVRADLALKSANETLEQRVARRTAELMQVNEELAQAQMLAEEANLGKTKFLAAAGHDILQPLNAARLYCSSLLEQAGKGSIGSAATNIESALESVEMILGAVLDISRLDAGAMKPSVTSFRLDTLFRQIANDFLPMAREKGLELKVVPCSLTVSTDRNLLRRLTQNLVSNAIKYTRRGTVLVGARRRGDLVEIQVLDTGIGIAPGELNTVFREFTRLDEGVREAQGLGLGLSIVDRIARVLRLEIRISSYKDRGTRFSVILPVAEPLDQEATVTAIGSAAAGRSLDGLKVMCIDNDERILDGMRLLLEGWGCRVATFAGLPETAEGAPDVIVADYHLDGDDGLHVIRGLRDRFGEGMPAVLLTADRSTEVREKASAMDVPILNKPVKPAALRAVLMRSRKLSPAAE, from the coding sequence ATGCACGGCTGGGTCGTCGTCATCATCGCCGTCGCCTACGTGACGCTGCTCTTCGCCATCGCGAGCATCGGCGACCGTCGCGCCGCGCGCCTGCCGCCGGGACGGCCGCGGCCGTGGATATACGCGCTCAGCCTCGCGATTTACTGTACGTCCTGGACCTTCTTCGGTTCGGTCGGCCTGGCTTCCGAGCGCGGTCTCGAATTCATCGCGATCTATATCGGTCCCGTGTTGGTGTTCCTCTTCGGCTACCAGCTGTTGAACCGCATCATCCGGCTCTCGAAAGCAGAGAAGATCACCTCCATCGCCGACTTCCTGGCGGCACGGTACGGTAAGAGCTTCGCAGTCGCATCCATCGCGACGATCATCGCGACGATCGGCGCCATTCCCTACATCGCGCTGCAACTGAAATCGATATCGGGTTCGGTGAGCCTGATGGTTGAGCACTACAACGGCGCGCCGCCGTCGATCGATCTGGTCATCGGGGACATCTCGCTGCTCGTCGCCGTGCTTCTTGCATTGTTCGCGGTGCTCTTCGGTACGCGCCACGCCGATGCGACGGAGCACCAGGACGGGCTCATTCTGGCAGTCGCGGTCGAATCGGTGGTCAAGCTGGCCGCATTCCTTGCGGTCGGCGTGACCGTCGTCTTCTTCCTCTTCGACGGTCCCGCCAATCTGATATCGGCGGTCGAGACGAACCTCGAAGTGGCCGCGGCATCGGCCTATCCGACCTCCTTCGCGACATGGTTCGTCGTGACCTGCCTCAGCGGCTTCGCGATCATCATGCTGCCGCGCCAGTTCTACGTCATGATCGTGGAGAACCGGGCGGCATCGGAACTGCGCACGGCGACCTGGGTCTTCCCCGCCTATCTCGTGCTGATCAATCTCTTCGTCATCCCGATCGCCTTCGCGGGGCTGGTCAGCGTCGGCGGCCAGACGAGCGCCGATCTCTATGTATTGTCGCTGCCGCTGCTCACCGGACATGACCTGCTCGCCGTCGCCGCATTCATCGGCGGCCTGTCCGCTGCGACCGCGATGGTGATCGTGGCGAGCGTGGCGCTCTCCATCATGATCTCCAACGACCTCGTGATCCCGCTGCTCTTCCGGCGCCTGCTCAGCGCGGGACGCAGCGAGCACGAGAACTGGGCGAAGGTGATCATGAACGTGCGCCGCGCCGCGATCTTCATGATCCTGTTCGCGGCCTTCCTCTACTATCGCGAATCGACCCACAACGCGCGCCTCGCCGCGATCGGCCTGATGTCCTTCGCTGCGATCGCGCAGTTCGCGCCGTCATTCTTCGGCGGTCTGGTATGGCGGCGGGCGAACGCGCGCGGCGCGATCATCGGGATGACGGCGGGCATCCTGACATGGGGCTACACGCTCCTGCTTCCCTCGCTGGCGCCGGCCGATATGGCCTTCATCGTCCACGGCCCGCTTGGCTTGGAAGCGCTGCGGCCACAGGCACTGTTCGGCGTCGTGGCGGAACCGCTCAATCACGGCGTCTTCTGGAGCCTGCTCCTCAACACCGCCGGGTTCGTGCTGGGGTCGCTGTCGCGGGCCGCTTCGCCGCTGGAGCGCATCCAGGCCTCGATTTTCGTGCCGCGCGAGGTCAGCCCGATGCCGAGCCTGCGTCGGTTCCGCACCGCCGTCACGGTCGACGACCTCAAGGATACGATATCGCGCTATCTCGGCGCCGAACGGACAGAACGATCCTTCGAGACGTTCGGGCGCAATTCCGGGCAGCGGATCGACGGGAGCGTGCCGGCGGACATGAATGTTATCCGCTTTTCCGAGCAGCTGCTGGCAAGTGCGGTCGGCTCCTCCTCGGCGCGGCTGATCCTCTCCCTGCTGATGCAGCGGCGCGATTCGACCGTCAAGGACGCGTTCAAGCTGCTCGACGACGCCTCGGAGGCGCTCCAGCACAACCGCGATCTGCTTCAGACAGCGCTCGACCAGATGGAACAGGGGGTCACCGTTTTCGATCAGGACTTCAGATTGATCTGCTGGAACCGGCAGTTCCGGCTGCTCTTCGAGCTGCCGGACGAACTCGGCCAGGTGGGTGTCTCGCTCGGCCAGGTGCTCGAACATCTGGCTCGGCGCGGCGACATCGCCCACGGCGCTGAAGGGATGGCGCTGGAGCGGCTCAACACCTTCGGCCATCCGTGGCAGATCGAGCTTGCCGCCAGCGGACGGATCATCGAGGTGCGCTCCAACCCCATGCCGGACGGCGGCATCGTGGCGACCTATGCCGACATCACCGCCCGCGTGCGCGCCGATCTCGCCCTGAAGAGCGCCAACGAGACGCTCGAGCAGCGCGTCGCACGCCGCACGGCCGAACTCATGCAGGTCAACGAGGAACTCGCCCAGGCGCAGATGCTTGCCGAGGAGGCCAATCTAGGCAAAACGAAGTTCCTCGCCGCGGCCGGGCACGACATCCTCCAGCCGCTCAACGCTGCACGGCTCTACTGTTCCTCGCTCCTGGAACAGGCCGGCAAGGGGTCGATCGGATCTGCGGCGACCAACATCGAATCGGCCCTCGAATCGGTCGAGATGATCCTCGGAGCGGTGCTCGACATCTCGCGGCTTGACGCCGGCGCGATGAAGCCGTCGGTGACGTCGTTCCGGCTTGACACGCTGTTTCGCCAGATTGCCAACGACTTCCTGCCGATGGCGCGGGAAAAGGGTCTCGAACTCAAGGTGGTGCCCTGTTCGCTGACCGTCTCGACAGACCGCAACCTCCTGCGCCGCCTGACGCAAAACCTCGTCTCGAACGCGATCAAGTATACCCGCCGGGGAACGGTGCTGGTCGGCGCGCGCCGCCGAGGAGATCTCGTCGAGATCCAGGTGCTCGACACGGGCATCGGTATCGCCCCCGGCGAGCTGAACACCGTGTTCCGGGAGTTCACGCGCCTTGACGAGGGTGTCCGGGAGGCTCAGGGGCTGGGGCTGGGACTATCGATCGTCGACCGCATCGCCCGCGTCCTGCGGCTGGAAATACGTATCTCTTCCTACAAGGACCGTGGAACACGGTTTTCCGTGATCTTGCCCGTCGCGGAGCCGCTCGACCAGGAGGCGACCGTGACCGCGATCGGTTCGGCGGCCGCGGGACGATCACTCGACGGATTGAAGGTGATGTGCATCGACAATGACGAGCGCATCCTCGACGGAATGCGCCTGCTGCTTGAAGGCTGGGGCTGCCGCGTCGCGACCTTCGCAGGACTGCCGGAAACGGCCGAAGGGGCGCCGGACGTGATCGTGGCCGACTACCACCTCGACGGGGACGACGGTCTGCACGTGATCCGCGGCCTGCGCGATCGGTTCGGGGAGGGGATGCCTGCGGTGCTTCTGACCGCCGACCGGTCTACGGAGGTGCGTGAGAAGGCAAGCGCGATGGACGTGCCGATCCTCAACAAGCCGGTGAAGCCGGCAGCTCTTCGCGCGGTGCTGATGCGAAGCCGCAAGCTCTCGCCGGCGGCCGAATGA
- the mscL gene encoding large conductance mechanosensitive channel protein MscL has product MLKEFREFISKGNVIDLAVGVIIGGAFGLIVKSLTDDVIMPIVGAIFGGVDFSNYFIPLASGITATTLEAAREQGAVFAYGNFITVIINFLILAWIIFMMIKAVNSLRRRMDEPQTTPAQPAPPPADILLLTEIRDLLAKGNEPPRAV; this is encoded by the coding sequence ATGTTGAAGGAATTCAGGGAATTCATCTCGAAGGGAAACGTCATCGATCTCGCCGTCGGCGTCATCATCGGCGGCGCCTTCGGTCTGATCGTCAAGTCGCTGACGGACGACGTCATCATGCCGATCGTCGGGGCGATCTTCGGCGGCGTCGACTTCTCGAACTATTTCATTCCCCTGGCATCCGGCATCACCGCCACGACGCTGGAAGCGGCCCGGGAACAGGGCGCGGTGTTTGCCTACGGCAACTTCATCACCGTGATCATCAACTTCCTGATCCTGGCCTGGATCATCTTCATGATGATCAAGGCCGTGAACAGCCTTCGCCGCCGCATGGACGAGCCGCAGACGACGCCTGCGCAGCCTGCCCCGCCGCCGGCCGACATCCTGCTCCTGACCGAAATCCGCGACCTGCTCGCCAAGGGCAACGAGCCACCGCGGGCGGTCTGA
- the guaA gene encoding glutamine-hydrolyzing GMP synthase, giving the protein MNTTAHPDTVLIIDFGSQFTQLIARRVRESGVYSEIVPFQSAEEAFHRIEPKAVILSGGPASTSEAGSPRAPQIVFDSGVPVLGICYGQMTLCVQMGGRAESSPHREFGRAFVEIEKECPLFDGMWAPGQRHQVWMSHGDRVIALPEGFEILARSDGAPFAVFGDTDRRMYGIMFHPEVVHTPDGARLLSNFVHGVAGLKGDWTMAAYREQAIEAIREKVGDGKVICALSGGVDSSVAALLIHEAIGERLTCILVDHGLMRKNEAQQVVEMFRQHYNLPLILVDASDRFIGALEGESDPEKKRKTIGRLFIEVFEEEAKKLGGADFLAQGTLYPDVIESVSFSGGPSVTIKSHHNVGGLPARMNMKLVEPLRELFKDEVRILGKELGLPESFIGRHPFPGPGLAIRCPGGITREKLEILREADAIYLDEIRKAGLYDAIWQAFAVLLPVQTVGVMGDGRTYEFVCALRAVTSVDGMTADFYHYDMEFLGRAATRIINEVRGINRVVYDVTSKPPGTIEWE; this is encoded by the coding sequence ATGAACACCACCGCCCATCCCGACACCGTCCTCATCATCGACTTCGGCAGCCAGTTCACGCAGCTGATCGCGCGGCGGGTGCGCGAATCCGGCGTCTATTCGGAGATCGTGCCGTTCCAGTCGGCGGAGGAGGCATTCCACCGGATCGAGCCGAAGGCGGTGATCCTGTCTGGCGGCCCCGCCTCGACCAGCGAGGCCGGCAGCCCGCGTGCCCCGCAGATCGTCTTCGATTCCGGCGTTCCGGTCCTCGGCATCTGCTACGGACAGATGACGCTCTGCGTCCAGATGGGCGGCAGGGCCGAGAGCTCGCCCCATCGCGAATTCGGCCGCGCCTTCGTCGAGATCGAGAAGGAATGCCCGCTTTTCGACGGCATGTGGGCGCCCGGCCAGCGCCACCAGGTGTGGATGAGCCACGGCGACCGGGTCATCGCGCTGCCCGAGGGCTTCGAGATCCTGGCGCGCTCTGACGGCGCGCCCTTCGCTGTCTTCGGCGATACGGACCGGCGCATGTACGGCATCATGTTCCATCCGGAAGTGGTCCACACACCCGATGGCGCCAGGTTGCTTTCCAACTTCGTCCACGGCGTCGCCGGTCTGAAGGGCGACTGGACCATGGCCGCCTATCGCGAACAGGCCATCGAGGCGATCCGGGAGAAGGTCGGCGACGGAAAGGTCATCTGCGCGCTCTCGGGCGGCGTCGATTCCTCCGTCGCGGCGCTGCTCATCCACGAGGCGATCGGCGAGCGGCTGACCTGCATTCTCGTCGACCACGGCCTGATGCGAAAGAACGAGGCGCAGCAGGTCGTCGAGATGTTCCGGCAGCACTACAACTTGCCGCTGATCCTGGTGGACGCCTCGGACCGCTTCATCGGCGCGCTGGAAGGCGAGAGCGATCCGGAAAAGAAGCGCAAGACGATCGGGCGCCTGTTCATCGAGGTCTTCGAGGAGGAGGCCAAGAAGCTCGGCGGCGCCGATTTCCTCGCACAGGGCACGCTCTACCCCGACGTGATCGAAAGCGTCTCCTTCTCGGGTGGCCCGTCGGTGACCATCAAGTCGCATCACAATGTGGGCGGCCTTCCCGCGCGAATGAACATGAAGCTGGTCGAGCCGCTACGCGAACTCTTCAAGGACGAGGTTCGCATCCTGGGCAAGGAACTCGGCCTGCCCGAGAGCTTCATCGGGCGACACCCGTTCCCCGGTCCCGGCCTGGCGATCCGTTGTCCCGGCGGCATCACGCGCGAGAAGCTCGAGATCCTGCGCGAGGCGGACGCGATCTATCTCGACGAGATTCGGAAGGCGGGCCTCTACGACGCCATCTGGCAGGCCTTCGCGGTACTCCTGCCCGTCCAGACGGTCGGCGTGATGGGCGACGGCCGCACCTACGAATTCGTCTGCGCGCTGCGAGCGGTTACCTCCGTCGACGGTATGACCGCCGACTTCTACCACTACGACATGGAATTCCTCGGGCGCGCCGCCACCCGCATCATCAACGAGGTCCGCGGCATCAACCGCGTCGTCTACGACGTGACCAGCAAACCGCCGGGCACGATCGAGTGGGAGTAG
- a CDS encoding MAPEG family protein yields the protein MNQTAIFWPMIAHVALVYGVYFMMFLRRMAAVRSGSAKVSQFRENRDEPPQSLFVRNNLANQFELPVLFHVCCLALYATAGAGTVAVVLAWLFVLSRYVHAVIHVTSNRIRLRQPAFTLGFLALGAMWIALAIHIL from the coding sequence ATGAACCAGACCGCCATCTTCTGGCCGATGATCGCCCATGTGGCGCTGGTCTACGGCGTCTACTTCATGATGTTCCTGCGCCGCATGGCGGCCGTCAGGTCAGGCAGCGCGAAGGTGTCGCAGTTTCGAGAAAACCGTGACGAGCCCCCGCAGAGCCTGTTCGTTCGCAACAACCTCGCCAACCAGTTCGAGCTGCCGGTCCTGTTCCACGTCTGCTGTCTCGCGCTCTACGCGACGGCAGGCGCGGGCACCGTCGCGGTGGTCCTCGCGTGGCTTTTCGTGTTGTCGCGCTACGTCCACGCCGTGATCCACGTCACCAGCAACCGCATCCGGTTGCGCCAGCCGGCGTTCACGCTCGGTTTCCTGGCGCTGGGTGCGATGTGGATCGCGCTCGCGATCCACATCCTCTGA
- a CDS encoding PQQ-dependent sugar dehydrogenase, producing MRIRPLAIAALAAPLVASNVWAQGATVTGDAGTTLSVAPVTDFNEPWAMTFLPDGNLLVTEKSGVLLIVSQDGEKTEVSGVPEVAYGGQGGLGDVVLHPDFSENNRIYISFAEPGEGNTRGAAVASATLVQQEDSASLEDVDVIWRQQPKVTGEGHYSHRIAFAPDGEHLFITSGERQKQTPAQDMDVNLGKIIRLNPDGSVPQDNPFQDQGELAKTFWSVGHRNMLGIAFDGQGRLWAHEMGPRGGDELNLVERGENYGWPVVSNGRNYGGSDIPDHPTRPEFEAPEAFWNPVISPAGLVIYSGDVFPEWQGDALIGGLSGRAIIHAELGEQEDGTLAAEAERFDMGARIREVEQGPDGALWALEDRAGGRLLKLMPADAD from the coding sequence ATGCGGATACGACCCCTAGCCATCGCCGCGCTGGCGGCGCCCCTCGTCGCTTCGAACGTTTGGGCGCAGGGCGCCACGGTGACCGGCGATGCCGGCACCACGCTTTCCGTCGCGCCGGTGACCGATTTCAACGAGCCGTGGGCGATGACCTTCCTGCCGGACGGAAACCTGCTCGTCACCGAGAAATCCGGCGTCCTGCTCATCGTCTCGCAGGACGGCGAGAAGACTGAGGTTTCGGGCGTACCGGAGGTCGCATATGGCGGCCAGGGCGGCTTGGGCGATGTCGTCCTGCACCCGGATTTTTCCGAAAACAACCGTATCTACATCTCCTTTGCCGAACCGGGCGAGGGGAATACGCGGGGCGCCGCGGTGGCGAGCGCAACGCTCGTTCAGCAGGAAGATTCGGCGTCGCTCGAAGACGTCGATGTGATCTGGCGGCAGCAGCCGAAAGTCACCGGGGAAGGGCACTACTCTCACCGCATCGCGTTCGCGCCCGACGGCGAGCACCTGTTCATCACGTCCGGCGAGCGCCAGAAGCAGACGCCGGCGCAGGACATGGACGTCAATCTCGGCAAGATCATCCGCTTGAACCCAGACGGTTCGGTGCCGCAGGACAACCCGTTCCAGGATCAGGGCGAGCTTGCCAAGACTTTCTGGAGTGTCGGCCATCGCAACATGCTGGGCATCGCCTTCGACGGGCAGGGCAGGCTATGGGCGCACGAAATGGGGCCGCGCGGCGGCGACGAGCTCAACCTGGTCGAGCGCGGCGAGAACTACGGATGGCCGGTCGTCTCGAATGGACGCAACTACGGCGGCAGCGACATTCCCGACCATCCGACCCGACCGGAATTCGAGGCGCCGGAAGCCTTCTGGAACCCGGTGATCTCGCCCGCGGGGCTCGTTATCTACTCGGGCGACGTCTTCCCCGAATGGCAGGGTGACGCGCTGATCGGCGGCCTGAGTGGCCGCGCCATCATCCATGCCGAACTGGGCGAGCAGGAGGACGGCACCCTTGCGGCTGAGGCGGAGCGCTTCGATATGGGCGCGCGCATCCGCGAGGTCGAGCAGGGTCCTGACGGTGCGCTCTGGGCGCTGGAGGACCGCGCCGGCGGCCGGCTTCTGAAGCTGATGCCCGCCGACGCCGACTGA
- a CDS encoding hydrogen peroxide-inducible genes activator, with the protein MIRLSVRQMEYFDALAETLHFGRAAALVGVTQPALSAQIAEMEERLGCRLFERGQRNVKITEEARLLRPRIERILAEIRDVEAIARRGRRPMQGRFRLGMIPTIAPYLLPRILPQVKGRFPELNLELREAVTGTLVEETMRGRLDALLAAVPIEEDGLRVEPLFEDRFLLAVPSDDPEFVSPPVPPESPALERLMLLEEGHCLREQALAVCGSVKPVSMASYGATSLTTLFQMVSHGLGITLIPEMAITAGGETRDMKVVPFADPQPSRTICLAWRRNSPRNDECRMIAQLIREAGSSGMAEALHAAEALTQA; encoded by the coding sequence ATGATCCGCCTGTCTGTCCGCCAGATGGAATATTTCGACGCGCTCGCCGAGACACTGCATTTCGGACGCGCGGCGGCACTCGTCGGTGTCACGCAGCCCGCGCTGTCGGCACAGATCGCGGAAATGGAGGAACGCCTCGGCTGCCGTCTCTTCGAGCGGGGCCAGCGCAACGTGAAGATAACCGAGGAGGCGCGGCTCCTGCGACCGCGCATCGAACGCATCCTGGCAGAAATCCGCGACGTGGAGGCGATAGCCAGGCGCGGGCGGCGGCCCATGCAGGGACGCTTTCGTCTTGGCATGATTCCCACGATCGCGCCTTACCTTTTGCCGCGCATCCTGCCGCAGGTGAAGGGACGTTTTCCGGAACTCAACCTCGAACTGCGCGAGGCGGTGACGGGCACGCTGGTCGAGGAGACGATGCGCGGCCGGCTCGACGCCCTGCTCGCGGCCGTTCCGATCGAGGAGGACGGATTGCGGGTCGAACCGCTGTTCGAGGACCGGTTCCTCTTGGCGGTTCCGTCGGACGATCCCGAATTCGTCTCGCCCCCGGTTCCGCCCGAGAGCCCGGCGCTGGAGCGCCTGATGCTGTTGGAGGAGGGGCACTGCCTGCGCGAGCAGGCGCTTGCCGTGTGCGGTTCCGTCAAGCCTGTCTCCATGGCGAGCTACGGCGCGACCAGCCTGACGACGCTGTTCCAGATGGTCTCGCACGGTCTCGGTATAACCCTCATACCCGAGATGGCGATCACGGCTGGCGGCGAGACCCGCGACATGAAGGTTGTCCCCTTCGCGGACCCCCAGCCCTCACGAACGATCTGCCTGGCGTGGCGCAGGAACAGCCCGCGCAACGACGAATGCCGGATGATCGCCCAGCTGATCAGGGAGGCCGGCAGCAGCGGGATGGCCGAAGCGCTCCATGCGGCCGAGGCGCTCACGCAGGCGTGA